taaattctttcccttcctcttaagAGGTTCCTATCACCCTAAGACTGAGTTATGGAtgtctcctcttcccctttccgtttattttcccccaaacctGCTGATCCAATGCCACTTggtcaatattttctctttcctagcAATATTTGCATATTGAAGGGACTTCGAGGAAAGGGCAGGGAGCAAAAGGGCTTCTTCCCCCAACCAAAGACCAAGCCCAAATCCACAAAATTTCCCAGGGGTGTGTGAATGtgagaggcaaagacagagacagagatcaagatgtgtgtatgtgagagacaAGGATGAAGACACAGAGATAATGTGTGTGAGAAACAGACCGAAAATGAAGGGGGCTGGATCAGAACAAGAGGGGATCTAATCTCATTTTGGAGTTTCAATCCTCGCCCCTCTTCCCGTCCCCAGGAGCTAGCACACAGAGACTTTGTAGTTGgcttatttgttcattttatttatttgggggtgAGAAGGGGTAGGAGGTGGGCTGAGACGTCGCCATTTCCATGTTGGGGAAGGCTGGGGCCCGAGGCGTCAGGTACTCAGACAGTCAGCAGAATTCAGAGAGAGGAAAACATCTGCCTTACACTGGAAAGTCCCGAACCCATCAGGGAGCAGCTCGCAGCTCTGCAGATTGGGAGCGATGTCCTTCACACACACCGCCTGGGGAGGGAGGTGGGTGGCCACCCAAGGATAAGGAAGAGGAGCCTCCCTCCAACCTCAGCCCGGAGAAAcactcctcccttccctccctcatcaCCCACCGCTGCCCCTCCCAACTATCTGGACTATCCCCCACCACTCCCGCCCTCCAACCACTCCCGCCCTCCGGCCCCCTCTCAGGTCACCCCGCCTTGACACTGCAGTCACCCAACACTCACGAGGCTCCGAAGGCTGGTTCGAGGCTCGCGAAAGGGGATGCCTCCAGTGTCTCTGGCTTCCTGCACCAGGTCCGAGCGCCGGGCGTAAGGAGAGCGCCGGATACCGGACAGCAGTCCCGAAGCCCGGCCAACCGAGTAATAGCTGGGGCCAGCGGACTGCTTGTACCAGGCGTGGCCAGGTGGCAGCAGCAGGAGGCAGAGCGCCAGGCTGGCCACCACGAGTTTTCCAGAGGGAGGCATTGGGGAGCGCGGGTGAAACCGACTCACGACGGCCGAGCTGTGGGACCCTCTACTTCAGCGACCAGAAACTGAGCCTTGGGGGAGCCTGACTGCTCCTTATATAGGTGGTGGGGAAGGACACGCGATGTGCAGAGCGGAGGAGGAGGGCCTGGGAGCTCCGAGCCTTCCCTCACCCCCACACCCAGGAAAGGCGGTCGGGGAACCAAGCAAAGGAAGGTGGGAGGGTGTCTGCAGGGGCGGAGCCAGCCCCGGCAGCATCACCTCAACTGGGGGAGAGGCAGGAGTCGTGTGAAGTTCTTCGCTCCCCTTCAAAGACAAGGAAATCCCAGGCCAAAAAAGCAATCGTTAGCCTTGGAACTTGGGAGTCCTGGCCGTCTCCAAGGCCACCTCTCCCTGGAGCTGCCTCACGATGCTTTCCCCTCCCCCTGGTTCAGAATCAGGAACTCTCTACACCGAGAACCTATGCCTAAGGCCCAGGTATGTACTAAGCTAGATGACCTTAGAACCTATTACCATCCCAGTCTCCCTAAATATAACCTGCTCTTTTTCATCCACCCCTTTTACTCAAGCAAAAAATCAAAGAccactttttgttttaaaagctgCACATGCagtttaaaatggaaaaggacctcaAGTATTTGGAGTGTGTCCTAACCTTGATAGCCCTAGGAACCCTCAACTCAGAGCAGGGAAAGGCAAATGGCAGAAACATGGTCTGGGAGGGGTCAGGGGCAATGGTGGCCCAAGAAGGCTGGCCAGCAAGGATGTCCTTTCACAGTAGGTGATGGAAAGAGACAGAATTAACTCATAATTTGAAGTGAAAAGAACAGCACCCTCCAGAGATCAGCATTTAAAAGGCCCCTAAATAAACGGCATCAGGAAGAGTTTAGAGATCCCAAAAGCTTTGCAGGTTGTTTCAAGAGAGGAAAATCTATTTGGGCCAGTTATGTCTAAAAGGGACAAAGGGgtaaagtaggaaaaaaagtaaattcttaGTAGAACAAGAACAAAGACCTTTCTGGAGTTGGTGCCACTTCCTGGGATTCCAGAGAAGAAAGGGGTAGCAGAAGTTTCACAATGGTGTTCCCTAACAGGTAATAGGGGCTGAGAATATGATAGCCAAAGCTTGGGAATCCCACACTGCTGAGGTGAACAACGAAAGCAGAATTTCTGAAGGATGTTTCTAAGATTTGGAGGGAGAAGGGTAATGAGGTAGCATAGTGCacagagagctggacctggagttgggttcaaatccagcctcagacacttcttagctacctttgcccagcccttgcctttcttctcTTAGTAACAAAGGGAAGagttttaaagggggaaaaaaactggagGCAGGAGGAGAGAGATGGATTTCCTCAACTATCCTTACCTAAAACCTGTGCCCTTTCCAGGGTTATAAGACTGATAAAAGCAGGGTTaccatttggggggggggtattcAATACTATCTGAAGACTATTAAATGCACACTGCATGCTCACACAGCCTTACTTTAAGTGTCTTGTGAAATACAAAATGTTTGAAAGGACTtcccctcaaggtgcttacaatTTTTGTTAGATTAGCTATAATTTCTATAGCTTCCCTGGGGAAAGGAATACTTCCAGTTAGGTCATGTTATGACTTTGGAAACATCCTCTAGCAGCCTAGCATTACTGGCACCTGTCTAAGCTGCATAGTAAAGGTTATCTGAACTCTGAAGAAGAGACAGTGAGAGTGGAAAACAAACTCTGTACAAGAAGCAAGCTGAACTAGATTTTTTCTAAGGTGCCTTTTTCCCATTTCTAAcatcctatgattctataatgTCACAGGGTTGAAAATGACtataatacaaagaaaggtgatAATGAACCATTTGACAAGCTAGCATGCAGGTGCTTATCTGTAATCCCTGGCATTAGGGAGGCTGTGGCTGGCAGATCTATCTGAGCTGCAGTTATGTCCACATGAAGTACTGCATGAAAAGAAGGAGGTCTGAGCTCCTATGCTCACCAGAATGGGTTTAGGTCCATGAACTTTAAGTCCaggcaaaattgggaaacattttaaggggggaaaaaacactTCACATTTCTGTTCATTGCAATACCATCCCAATCATTCATTATACCAATCATTCATTATCAGACATGGCCGATATGTTGATTTCACTTTGTAATAATCTGTTACACAGGAGGGTTTTAATGGTTCAGGTGCCATTAACAAGTTATGATATGAACaagaacatcaataaaataaaaagaaatatagggaAAAAAGCTTCAGTGGCTGACGTGGTTTCAGAAGATCACatatttggaaatggaagagGCTTTAGAGGccccatctagtccaactcccacattttacaaatgaggaaaaccaaggcacagagattTGTATCCAGTGTCATCATCTGATGAGGAAGAATTTGagcccaggccttcctgactcccaagtcttatccactatgccacattacctttcctttttaaaaacttttttttaaaattcttatcttctgtcttagaatcaatattgtctattggttccaaggcagaagagtggtaagggctaggcactgggattaagtgacttgcccagggtcacacagctattaagtgtctgaggccatatttgaacccaggacctaccatctctgggcctggctctcaatccactgagccacccagccctgtctttctttttttttataaaaatatttttattttcccagctACATGAAACAATATTCTATGCACACTCTCTGAAACCATAAGACCCAACTACTACAGAACCCTTCAAAAAGCCCTGGCTTAGAGAGGTTAAGGCTTGAACATGAGACTCCACACATTCAGGGCATGCCTTCTACAATAAGCTACTTCTCctaatttttcttattcta
The window above is part of the Gracilinanus agilis isolate LMUSP501 chromosome 4, AgileGrace, whole genome shotgun sequence genome. Proteins encoded here:
- the NPB gene encoding neuropeptide B gives rise to the protein MPPSGKLVVASLALCLLLLPPGHAWYKQSAGPSYYSVGRASGLLSGIRRSPYARRSDLVQEARDTGGIPFREPRTSLRSLAVCVKDIAPNLQSCELLPDGFGTFQCKADVFLSLNSADCLST